ACATCACCGCCGACAGCTACGCCGCGGCGAAAAGCAGCCCGCACCTGGAGCTGTTCCGCAAGAAAGGCATTGAGGTGCTGCTGCTCTCCGATCGCATTGATGAATGGATGATGAGCTACCTGCCTGAATTCGATGGCAAAGCTTTCCAGTCGGTCAGCAAAGCGGATGAAACGCTGGAAAAACTGGCTGACGAAGAGAACGACGCGCAGAAAGAAGCGGAAAAAGCGCTGGAGCCGTTTGTCGATCGCGTGAAAACGCTGCTGGGCGAACGCGTGAAAGAGGTGCGCCTGACGCATCGTCTGACCGACACGCCGGCGATCGTCACTACCGACGCCAATGAAATGAGTACCCAGATGGCTAAGCTGTTCGCCGCAGCCGGACAGGCGGTGCCGGACGTGAAGTACATCTTCGAACTCAACCCGGACCACGCGCTGGTGAAACGCGCGGCGGATACCCAGGATGAAGCGCGCTTCGCTGAATGGGTCGAGCTGCTGTTGGATCAGGCGCTGTTCGCCGAGCGCGGCACGCTGGAAGATCCTAACCAGTTTATCCGCCGCATGAACCAGCTGCTGCTGGCCTGATTGCGATAGCCTGCCCTGAGCCGGCCTCTGCGCCGGCTTTTTTACGGCTGCGCTCTGTCTGAAAAATGGCGATTATCCGATGCCGGGCTGGATCCTATGGACGATCCGGTTGATGATAGCCGCAGAGTTCGCATTCTTTCTCGCCAGAGCCGCTTCCCGCCCCGTTTCCTTGTGATGACCGGGGCTTAATGGTATGTTCTTGGCCTTCTCAGTAGATCAAAGCAATTCGCAAGGGGATTTACGCAATGCGTATTATTCTGCTCGGCGCTCCGGGCGCAGGTAAGGGCACTCAGGCTCAGTTCATTATGGAGAAATACGGTATTCCGCAAATCTCCACGGGCGATATGTTGCGTGCGGCGGTAAAAGCCGGCACGGAACTGGGCAAACAGGCGAAAGCCATCATGGACGACGGCAAGCTGGTGACCGATGAGCTGGTCATCGCGCTGGTGAAAGAGCGCATTGCGCAGGAAGATTGCCGTAACGGTTTCCTGCTGGACGGCTTCCCGCGTACCATTCCGCAGGCGGATGCGATGAAAGACGCCGGCATCAAAATTGATTGCGTGCTGGAGTTCGACGTGCCGGACGAGCTGATCGTCGAGCGCATTGTCGGCCGCCGCGTGCATGCGCCATCAGGCCGCGTCTATCACGTCACCTTTAATCCGCCGAAGGTGGAAGGCAAAGATGACGTGACCGGCGAAGAGCTGACCACGCGTAAAGACGATCAGGAAGAGACCGTGCGCAAGCGTCTGGTGGAATACCACGAGATGACCGAGCCGCTGGTAGCCTACTATCAGCAGGAAGCGCAGGCGGGCAACACCCAGTATCATAAAATCGACGGCACGCGCAAAGTGACCGAAGTCAGCGCCGAGCTGGCGAAGATTCTGGGCTGACAGATCTTCTGTACGCTCCTCGCCAGGCGTTTCTCCCGATACGCCTGGCGCGTTTTTTTGCTTTCCTTTCCTCGCCGACGCGCTTGCGCTACGCTTCTTTCCTCGCTTTCCCCTATACTTTGCCGCTTAGCGCTTTCTTCTCTTGCAGGGAAAGGTTTTACCGGCGAGCGAATCCGCGCCAGCCAAGGTAAGATACAGGGCGAAAACAAGTTAATCCATTTAGATAACAGGGATATACGATGAGGCAAGATAAACCCGGCGTCTTGCTGGTCAACCTGGGCACGCCAGATGCGCCAACCACGCCGGCGGTAAAACGCTACCTGAAACAGTTCCTCAGCGACAAGCGCGTCGTCGATACGCCGCGCTGGCTGTGGTGGCCGATCCTCAACGGCATTATTCTGCCGATCCGCTCACCGCGCGTCTCTAAACTCTATGCCTCCGTCTGGATGGAAGGCGGATCGCCGCTGCTGGTTTACAGCAAGCGTCAGCGCGAGGCGCTGGCGGCGCAGCTGGATATTCCGGTTGAGCTGGGCATGAGCTACGGCAACCCCAGCCTGAAGAGCGCGGTGGACAGCCTGATGGCGCAGGGCGTAACACGCCTGATTGTGCTGCCGCTCTATCCGCAGTTCTCCTGCTCCACCGTGGCGGCGGTCTGGGATGGGTTGAGCAGCGTCTTTGCCGGCTACCGTTCGATGCCGGACGTGCATTTTATCCGCGACTATGCCGAGCATCCGGCCTATATCGCCGCGCTGAAGGCGTCGGTTGAGCGCTCTTTCGCGAAAAATGGCAAGCCCGATCTGCTGGTGATGTCGTTCCACGGCATTCCGCAGCGCTTCGCCAATGAAGGCGATGACTATCCGCAGCGCTGCCGCGACACCACCGACGCGCTGACGCGCGCGCTGGGCCTGAGCGAAAACGAAGTGATGATGACTTTCCAGTCGCGCTTCGGCCGTGAGCCCTGGCTGACGCCCTATACCGATGAAACCATGCGCGGCCTGCCGGCGAAGGGCGTGCGCCACATTCAGATCATGAGTCCGGGCTTTTCCTCCGACTGTCTGGAAACGCTGGAAGAGATCAACGAGCAGAACCGTGAATTTTTCCTGCATGCCGGCGGCGAAAAGTTTGAATATATTCCGGCGCTCAATGACGACGAAGAGCATATCGCCATGATGCTGGCGCTGGTAAAAGCGCATCGCTGAGTAACGGCGGGGAGTGTGATATCATTCTCCGCCTGTTTTATTCTGAAGCCAACAACCATGAAATTTCCCGGCCAACGCAAATCCAAACACTATTTTCCCGTCAGCGCGCGCGATCCGCTTATCCAGCCCGTTCAGCCCGAAAGCGAAACCGGCACCAGCTGGGTGGTCGGCATCGATCAGACGCTGGTGGATATCGAAGCAAAAGTCGATAACGCCTTTGTGGCGCGCTACGGACTTAGCGTTGGCCATTCGCTGGTGATTGAGGATGAAGTGGCGGACGCGCTCTACGCAGAGCTGATGCGCGACAATCTGATCACCCATCAGTTCGCCGGCGGTACCATCGGCAATACCATGCACAACTACTCGGTACTGGCGGACGACCGCTCGGTGCTGCTTGGCGTGATGTGCAACAACGTGCAGATCGGCGGCTACGCCTATCGCTATCTCTGCAACACCTCCAGCCGCACCGACCTTAACTACCTGCAGGGCGTCGACGGCGCTATCGGCCGCTGCTTTACGCTGATCGGCGATAACGGCGAGCGCACTTTCGCCATCAGTCCCGGCATGATGAACCAGCTGCGTCCGGAAAGTATTCCGGAAGCGGTGATCGCCGGCGCCTCCGCGCTGGTGCTGACCTCCTATCTGGTGCGCTGCAAGCCGGGCGAACCGATGCCGGAGGCGACCATGCAGGCGGTCGCCTGGGCGAAGCAGTACAACGTGCCGGTGGTGCTGACGCTGGGCACCAAACATGTGATCGCCGAAAACCCGCAATTCTGGCGCGACTTCCTGCGCGAACATGTCGCTATTCTGGCGATGAATGAAGAAGAGGGGCTGGAGCTGACCGGCTACGCCGATCCGCTGCAGGCGGCCGATAAAGCGCTGGAGTGGGTGGATTTGGTACTATGCACCGCCGGCCCCAACGGTCTCTATATGGCGGGTTACACCGAAGAGGGCGCGAAGCGCCAGACTAACCATCCGCTGCTGCCGGGCGCCATCGCGGAATTTAACCAGTATGAATTCAGCCGCGCCATGCGTTATCAGGATTGCCAGCAGCCGCTGCGCATCTATTCGCATATCGCCCCCTATATGGGCGGGCCGGAGAAGATCATGAATACCAACGGGGCAGGGGATGGCGCGCTGGCGGCGCTGCTGCACGATATTACCGCCAACAGCTATCACCGCAACAACGTGCCCAACTCCAGCAAGCATCAGCGCAGTTACTTAACCTACTCGTCGCTGGCGCAGGTCTGCAAATATGCCAACCGCGTCAGCTATCAGGTGCTGAATCAGCATTCGCCGCGTCTGACGCGCGGGCTGCCTGAGCGGGAAGACAGTCTGGAAGAGGCGTACTGGGAGCGTTAAGCGGAAAGCGTGCGCGGCGTGGCCCGCCGCGCAGCAAGATCAGTTCGGGTGTTGCGGCGTCAGCATGGTCGGCGTCGCGTCCAGTCCCGCTTTCAGCATCGCCAGCATACTGTTGGCAATTTCCCGCTCGCCCATAATTACATTGTCCGCGCCGCGTTCAAGGATGTAGTGAACCTCGTCGTCATAGTGCGCGCGGGCGATAATCTCCAGATGCGGATGTTTTTCGCGCGCCGCGGCGATAATCTCGCCCGCCTCGTAGCCGTTGGGAATGCTCATCAGCAGCCAGCGGGCGCAGTCCAGACGCGCCAGCTCCATGGTTTCGACACGCGCCGCATTGCCTAATACCGCCCGGATCCCCTGTTCGCGCAGCGCTTCGACGCGCGTGCGCGCATTCTCCACCACCACAATCGGGATCTCCGCGTCGATCAGCAGCTGGCTCACCAGGCTGCCCACCCGTCCATAACCGACAATCACCGCATGATTGCAGATATTGACCGGGATCTGTTTCTCTTCTTCCGTTGCCTCTTCCATGCTCTGCTCCTCGAAGTTTTCATGCTTATCGAGATAGCGCTCCAGCAGGGTAAACAGGATCGGGTTAAGCATAATTGACAGGATCGCGCCCGCCAGCACCAGATTGCGGCCCTCCTCGCTAAGCAAGTTCAGCGCGATGCCGAGGCCGGCGAGGATAAAGGCGAACTCGCCGATTTGCGCCAGGCTGACGGAAATGGTCAGCGCGGTACGGCGCGAATGACCAAGCAGCGTCACCAGCAGCCAGGCTGCCAGCGATTTGCCCAGCACGATAATTGCCAGCGTGCCCAGCACCGCCAGCGGCTGCTGGATAATGATCATTGGATCGAACAGCATGCCGACCGAAACGAAAAACAGTACCGCGAAGGCATCGCGCAGCGGTAGCGTATCGTGCGCGGCGCGATGGCTCAGCTCCGATTCGTTCAGCACCATGCCGGCAAAGAAGGCCCCCAGCGCAAAGGAGACATCGAAGAACTCCACCGCGCCGAAGGCGATACCCAGCGCCAGCGCCAGCACCGCCAGGGTGAACAGCTCGCGCGAGCCGGTGGCGGCGCTGCGTGCCAGAATCCACGGCACGACGCGGCGGCCGACCACCATCATCAGCACCATAAAGGCGGCGACCTTGCCGATGGTCCACAGCAGATCCCACGCCAGCAGCGACAGGCTGGCGTTGCCTTTCTCCAGCATGCCGGCAATCGCGGGCAGCAGCACCAGCGTCAGCACCATCACCAGATCCTCGACGATCAGCCAGCCGATAGCGATCTGGCCACGCTGGCTGTCGATCAGCTGCCGCTCCTCCAGCGCGCGCAGCAGCACCACGGTACTGGCGGTAGAGAGGCAGAGCCCGAACACCAGCCCGGTCATCCAGTCCCAGCCGAGCGTGGTACTCAACCCAATACCCAGCAGCGTGGCGACGGTAATCTGCGCGATAGCGCCGGGAATGGCGATGGTTTTCACCGCCATCAAATCTTTCAGGGAGAAATGCAGACCCACGCCGAACATCAGCAGAATAACGCCCAGCTCCGCCAGTTCAGGCGCCAGCTTGGTATCGGCGACGAACCCCGGGGTAAAGGGGCCCGCCAGAACGCCTGCAACCAAATAGCCCACCAGAGGGGAAATGCGCAGGCGGCTGGCGAGCATTCCCAGGAGAAAGGCGAGGACAAGGCCTCCGACAATAGTGGTAATCAGCGGGGTGCTGTGGTGCATGCTGTCTCCTTCTGTGTGCAACTGTGTCCGGTTGTAACCAGTGTAAAACAAAATGGGGGCGTCCGGGGGAGAATAAAGGGGGATAAAGTGAAAAAAGTGCAGGAAATCTAAAAAATTGCGGGTGTGGGCCATTTTTTTTACTTATGACGCTACAACCTTGATGAACACTGTTGATAATCGTCATCTTTTTGCAAAAACAGTCTGCTAAAAAGCACTTCTTTCTCACACAAGGGTAATAAAAGCGATGTATGGGATGAAAAAGCAAAAATAGCCGCTGTTTTCCACGTAATATTTCGTCGGCCTAAAAAACTTTCGCGCGCTGCTGCGCAGAAGATTGCGGCCGCGCCAGCCTTCAGGCATAACTAGCGTTATTCCGACGGCGGCCTGCGTTCGCCGTCGTTGATTATCATGGCGGCGCGCCCGGCGAGCGGGCAGGGCAGCCAGATGCCTGTCAACAAGGAGAATGACGTTGCGCTTTATCAATACCTTTATCATAGGCGGGATAGTCTCGCTTAGCATGCTCTCCTCACCGGCGCTGGCCTGGGAAAAGGGGCGCGTTTATAAGTTCACCGTGTTACATACCAATGACCATCATGGGCGCTTTTGGCAAAACGAGCAGGGCGAGTATGGCCTGGCGGCGCAAAAAACGCTGGTGGACAGCATCCGCTATGACGTGCAGGCGCACGGCGGCGGCGTGCTGATCCTCTCCGGCGGCGATATCAACACCGGCGTGCCTGAATCCGATCTGCAGGATGCAGAGCCCGATTTCCGCGGCATGAATCTGGTGGGATACGATGCGATGGCCATCGGCAACCATGAGTTCGATAATCCGCTGTCGGTGCTGCGCCAGCAGCAGAAGTGGGCCAAATTCCCGCTGCTTTCCGCCAATATCTATCAAAAAAGCAGCGGTGAACGCCTGTTTCAGCCCTATGCGTTGTTTAACCGTATGGGACTGAAAATCGCGGTGATCGGCCTGACCACCGACGACACGGCGAAAATCGGTAATCCTGAATACCTGACCGATATCGTGTTCCGCCCGCCCGCCGCCGAGGCGAAAAAAGTGGTGGAGACGCTGCGCGCTGGCGAAAAGCCGGACGTGATTATCGCCGCCACCCATATGGGGCATTACGATAACGGTCAACACGGCTCCAACGCGCCGGGTGACGTGGAGATGGCGCGCGCGCTGCCGCCGGGCTATATCGATCTGATTGTCGGC
This DNA window, taken from Mixta gaviniae, encodes the following:
- the adk gene encoding adenylate kinase: MRIILLGAPGAGKGTQAQFIMEKYGIPQISTGDMLRAAVKAGTELGKQAKAIMDDGKLVTDELVIALVKERIAQEDCRNGFLLDGFPRTIPQADAMKDAGIKIDCVLEFDVPDELIVERIVGRRVHAPSGRVYHVTFNPPKVEGKDDVTGEELTTRKDDQEETVRKRLVEYHEMTEPLVAYYQQEAQAGNTQYHKIDGTRKVTEVSAELAKILG
- the hemH gene encoding ferrochelatase, producing MRQDKPGVLLVNLGTPDAPTTPAVKRYLKQFLSDKRVVDTPRWLWWPILNGIILPIRSPRVSKLYASVWMEGGSPLLVYSKRQREALAAQLDIPVELGMSYGNPSLKSAVDSLMAQGVTRLIVLPLYPQFSCSTVAAVWDGLSSVFAGYRSMPDVHFIRDYAEHPAYIAALKASVERSFAKNGKPDLLVMSFHGIPQRFANEGDDYPQRCRDTTDALTRALGLSENEVMMTFQSRFGREPWLTPYTDETMRGLPAKGVRHIQIMSPGFSSDCLETLEEINEQNREFFLHAGGEKFEYIPALNDDEEHIAMMLALVKAHR
- a CDS encoding inosine/guanosine kinase gives rise to the protein MKFPGQRKSKHYFPVSARDPLIQPVQPESETGTSWVVGIDQTLVDIEAKVDNAFVARYGLSVGHSLVIEDEVADALYAELMRDNLITHQFAGGTIGNTMHNYSVLADDRSVLLGVMCNNVQIGGYAYRYLCNTSSRTDLNYLQGVDGAIGRCFTLIGDNGERTFAISPGMMNQLRPESIPEAVIAGASALVLTSYLVRCKPGEPMPEATMQAVAWAKQYNVPVVLTLGTKHVIAENPQFWRDFLREHVAILAMNEEEGLELTGYADPLQAADKALEWVDLVLCTAGPNGLYMAGYTEEGAKRQTNHPLLPGAIAEFNQYEFSRAMRYQDCQQPLRIYSHIAPYMGGPEKIMNTNGAGDGALAALLHDITANSYHRNNVPNSSKHQRSYLTYSSLAQVCKYANRVSYQVLNQHSPRLTRGLPEREDSLEEAYWER
- the ybaL gene encoding YbaL family putative K(+) efflux transporter, with product MHHSTPLITTIVGGLVLAFLLGMLASRLRISPLVGYLVAGVLAGPFTPGFVADTKLAPELAELGVILLMFGVGLHFSLKDLMAVKTIAIPGAIAQITVATLLGIGLSTTLGWDWMTGLVFGLCLSTASTVVLLRALEERQLIDSQRGQIAIGWLIVEDLVMVLTLVLLPAIAGMLEKGNASLSLLAWDLLWTIGKVAAFMVLMMVVGRRVVPWILARSAATGSRELFTLAVLALALGIAFGAVEFFDVSFALGAFFAGMVLNESELSHRAAHDTLPLRDAFAVLFFVSVGMLFDPMIIIQQPLAVLGTLAIIVLGKSLAAWLLVTLLGHSRRTALTISVSLAQIGEFAFILAGLGIALNLLSEEGRNLVLAGAILSIMLNPILFTLLERYLDKHENFEEQSMEEATEEEKQIPVNICNHAVIVGYGRVGSLVSQLLIDAEIPIVVVENARTRVEALREQGIRAVLGNAARVETMELARLDCARWLLMSIPNGYEAGEIIAAAREKHPHLEIIARAHYDDEVHYILERGADNVIMGEREIANSMLAMLKAGLDATPTMLTPQHPN